In one Vagococcus entomophilus genomic region, the following are encoded:
- a CDS encoding YhgE/Pip domain-containing protein — protein sequence MEFKKFIFSKGALLALAVTIFYGVFMISIYFSGYKAIPDKIKDLPIAVISNDSDSQELKDNLVKKLPFNTIHQKWTMDKAKKELDKRSIYLIVEIPKDFSNHVQTLDKTAKLHFYINESNPTTAVTAMESVATKIGASINENILLNKGKAILTSAQLTVLKEQVAQKVSATPQAKDQIETQAEVQKSQIETKINRTYKNLGNSFIPVIHKTNKIPSGMNHSMAPFFLSLSIYIGTLMGATIILGTYTKFAGRIGRFKSFAMLEITVALISVITPLIIVLLAQAFNNFDSSLITQLWFTHGLELFTAMNINLIFIILIGQLGMIINVPMMLMQVVAGAGLIPKSILPSFFKGFSTISPCYYSIQADFNVLYGGSGTGDLWLKLFYVALVAVLLNLLAVTIRKKNLSGESL from the coding sequence GTGGAATTTAAAAAATTTATATTTAGTAAGGGAGCGCTACTTGCTTTAGCAGTCACGATTTTTTATGGCGTTTTTATGATCAGTATCTACTTTTCAGGATACAAAGCCATTCCCGACAAGATTAAAGATTTGCCTATTGCAGTAATTAGCAACGATTCCGACAGTCAAGAATTAAAGGATAATTTAGTCAAAAAGCTTCCTTTTAATACGATTCATCAAAAATGGACAATGGATAAAGCAAAAAAAGAATTAGACAAACGATCGATTTATCTTATTGTTGAAATTCCTAAAGACTTTAGTAATCACGTTCAAACTCTAGACAAAACTGCTAAACTTCACTTTTATATCAACGAATCCAATCCAACAACAGCCGTTACTGCGATGGAAAGTGTTGCAACAAAAATTGGCGCCTCTATCAATGAGAACATTCTTTTAAATAAAGGTAAAGCAATTTTAACAAGCGCACAGCTTACTGTTTTAAAAGAGCAAGTAGCACAAAAAGTTTCTGCCACACCCCAAGCAAAGGACCAAATTGAAACACAAGCAGAAGTCCAAAAAAGTCAGATTGAAACCAAAATTAATCGTACTTATAAAAATTTGGGCAACTCTTTCATACCAGTTATCCATAAAACCAATAAAATCCCTTCTGGTATGAATCACAGTATGGCTCCATTTTTCCTTTCTTTATCGATATATATTGGAACATTGATGGGTGCAACGATTATCTTAGGAACCTATACTAAATTTGCAGGGCGTATTGGTCGATTCAAATCTTTTGCCATGTTAGAAATTACGGTTGCTCTTATCTCTGTTATTACGCCTTTAATCATTGTATTATTAGCACAAGCATTTAATAACTTTGACAGTAGCCTTATTACACAACTATGGTTCACACATGGCTTAGAGCTTTTTACCGCTATGAATATTAACCTCATTTTTATTATACTAATTGGGCAACTTGGAATGATCATTAACGTTCCAATGATGTTGATGCAAGTGGTTGCTGGTGCTGGATTGATTCCAAAAAGTATTTTACCGTCATTTTTCAAAGGATTTAGTACTATTTCACCTTGTTATTACTCTATTCAAGCAGACTTTAATGTCTTATACGGTGGGAGTGGTACAGGAGATTTATGGCTGAAGCTTTTCTACGTAGCTCTAGTTGCGGTGCTCTTAAATCTACTTGCTGTCACAATTCGTAAAAAGAATTTATCTGGGGAATCTCTTTAG
- a CDS encoding 2-dehydropantoate 2-reductase yields the protein MKIAIAGAGAMGSRFGFMLHQAGNDVILIDKWEDHINEIRKNGLKVNLNGEMFTSYIPIYFPEEIAETKQKIDLILLFTKAMQLEDMLSALSTAIHSETKVLCLLNGIGHEDVIEKFMPKDNILIGITMWTAGLAGAGKAELIGDGSVELQNLAPKGKDYALEVVKILDQAGLHCKYSPDVRYSIWEKACVNGTVNGTCALLDATIAELGQTDVAVSIIKNILHEFVLVAKQERLILDEAAVLQKIIKTFDPNGIGNHYPSMHQDLVKNHRLTEVDYINGVVVRKGEKYGIDTPFCTLLTELIHAKEQLIGAK from the coding sequence ATGAAAATTGCAATCGCCGGTGCTGGAGCTATGGGAAGTCGTTTTGGATTCATGTTGCACCAAGCAGGAAATGACGTCATTCTTATTGACAAATGGGAAGATCATATCAACGAGATTCGCAAAAATGGTTTGAAAGTAAACTTGAATGGAGAAATGTTTACGAGTTACATTCCGATTTATTTTCCAGAAGAAATAGCAGAAACTAAGCAAAAAATTGATTTGATTTTGCTTTTTACTAAAGCAATGCAGCTTGAAGATATGCTGTCAGCTCTATCTACTGCTATTCACAGTGAAACAAAAGTATTGTGCTTGCTTAATGGAATTGGTCACGAAGATGTGATAGAGAAATTTATGCCTAAAGATAATATTTTAATTGGTATTACGATGTGGACTGCTGGCTTGGCAGGAGCAGGGAAAGCAGAACTTATTGGGGACGGAAGTGTCGAGCTTCAAAATCTTGCACCAAAAGGTAAAGACTACGCATTAGAAGTGGTCAAAATTTTAGACCAAGCTGGGCTACACTGCAAATATAGCCCAGATGTTCGGTACTCTATTTGGGAAAAAGCTTGTGTCAATGGGACGGTGAATGGAACTTGTGCCTTGCTGGATGCAACAATTGCTGAGCTTGGTCAGACGGATGTCGCGGTTTCGATTATAAAAAATATTTTGCATGAGTTTGTTTTAGTGGCTAAGCAAGAGCGTTTGATTTTGGATGAGGCTGCTGTGCTACAAAAAATCATCAAAACATTTGATCCAAATGGGATTGGTAATCACTATCCTTCTATGCATCAAGACTTGGTCAAAAATCATCGCTTAACCGAGGTTGACTACATCAATGGGGTGGTCGTTCGTAAAGGTGAAAAATATGGAATTGATACACCATTTTGCACGTTGCTTACCGAATTAATTCATGCCAAAGAGCAACTGATTGGCGCAAAGTGA
- a CDS encoding Rrf2 family transcriptional regulator, whose amino-acid sequence MAVSTKLSVAVHILTLIGSKEATQVNSEFIAGSIHTNPVVVRRYMSALKKAGLIESSRGATKTSLTREPSQISLYDVYQALALKNDLFNIHQDTNIECLIGRNIQTALEREYRKIQEKMEEDLKKVTLQDVLEDIIEINES is encoded by the coding sequence ATGGCTGTATCAACCAAACTAAGTGTTGCTGTCCATATCCTAACTTTGATTGGTTCCAAAGAGGCAACGCAAGTCAACTCTGAATTTATTGCAGGTAGTATTCATACAAATCCTGTTGTAGTTAGACGTTATATGAGCGCATTAAAAAAGGCAGGGCTAATCGAAAGTTCTCGTGGTGCAACCAAAACTTCATTGACTAGAGAGCCTAGTCAGATTTCTTTATATGATGTTTATCAAGCACTGGCTTTAAAGAATGACCTTTTCAATATTCATCAAGATACAAATATTGAGTGCTTGATTGGAAGAAATATTCAAACTGCACTTGAGCGAGAGTATCGAAAAATTCAAGAAAAAATGGAAGAAGATTTGAAAAAGGTGACTTTACAAGATGTTTTAGAAGATATTATTGAAATAAACGAGAGCTAA
- a CDS encoding NAD(P)-dependent oxidoreductase, which yields MKLAIIGATGKVGKLVVKEAKERNIDVSAVVRQGGKTGIPEIVKDVYALTKEDVASFDVVISALGFVGADAAYEFEKSTQHLIQIFSGLETRLIIVGGAGSLYVDPAHQLQLKDTPDFPEVYKPFAESQAVQLDTIRNAKNVHWTYLSPAADFQADGKRVGSYQVAGEEFTVNQAGQSFISYADYAIAIVEEAIAGKHKNARFSVYQA from the coding sequence ATGAAATTAGCTATAATTGGTGCAACAGGAAAAGTTGGAAAATTAGTTGTGAAAGAAGCAAAAGAAAGAAATATTGATGTGTCGGCAGTTGTAAGACAGGGTGGGAAAACAGGAATTCCAGAGATTGTGAAAGATGTTTATGCGCTAACAAAAGAAGATGTTGCAAGTTTTGATGTTGTCATCAGCGCACTTGGGTTTGTTGGGGCTGATGCAGCATATGAGTTTGAGAAGTCCACCCAACATCTGATTCAAATTTTTAGTGGATTAGAGACACGCTTGATTATTGTGGGAGGCGCAGGAAGTTTGTATGTTGATCCGGCACATCAATTACAGTTGAAAGATACGCCAGATTTTCCCGAAGTATACAAACCATTTGCAGAGTCACAGGCAGTTCAGTTAGATACGATTAGGAATGCTAAAAATGTTCACTGGACTTACCTTAGTCCTGCAGCAGATTTTCAAGCAGATGGAAAAAGAGTGGGAAGCTATCAAGTTGCAGGAGAAGAGTTTACAGTAAATCAAGCAGGTCAAAGCTTCATTAGTTATGCGGATTATGCGATTGCAATTGTAGAAGAAGCAATTGCTGGCAAACATAAAAATGCACGGTTTAGCGTTTATCAAGCATAA